The following coding sequences lie in one Halanaerobiaceae bacterium ANBcell28 genomic window:
- a CDS encoding glucose-6-phosphate isomerase: MKKYLKESWQKEMQIRLDVNNVFVDNIGEEHGISKEDVNQLADRVKEAHKNIREANLGFMELPYNQEQVVQDIKEFAEENKGKFDNFVVLGIGGSALGNIALQTALNDAYHNYRDDRGSAPRLFVPDNIDPLRFKSLLDILDMERTVFNVISKSGGTAETMSQYLIARQIVAEEVGEEKVKEHFIATTSQDSGYLIEIAKREEYKTFHIPENVGGRFSVLTAVGLVSAAFTGIDIEALLAGAAYMDKITQKEEVWENPAYLNAVLQYIAYENGKPLSVMMPYSHSLKDLADWYRQLWAESLGKELDREGNIVNLGPTPIKALGATDQHSQMQLYMEGPYDKFITFLEVENYGAEMEMPKLYDDIEGVAYLGGHSLGELLKTEKNATELALTKRSRLNETIILPEVNEFTMGQLLYMLELQTAVLGELLNIDAFNQPGVELGKHYAYGVLGRDGYKDFGEEYDNRPDKDESLIL; encoded by the coding sequence GTGAAAAAGTATTTAAAAGAATCATGGCAGAAAGAAATGCAAATTAGATTAGATGTAAATAATGTCTTTGTTGATAATATAGGAGAAGAACATGGTATTAGTAAGGAAGATGTTAATCAATTAGCTGATAGAGTGAAAGAAGCACATAAGAATATTCGAGAAGCTAATTTGGGTTTTATGGAATTACCTTACAATCAAGAGCAGGTGGTACAGGATATCAAAGAATTCGCTGAAGAAAACAAAGGTAAATTTGATAATTTTGTAGTTTTAGGGATTGGTGGTTCTGCTTTAGGCAACATCGCTTTACAGACAGCTTTGAATGATGCTTATCATAATTATAGGGACGATCGAGGAAGTGCCCCTCGTTTGTTTGTTCCGGATAATATTGACCCGCTTCGTTTTAAAAGTTTATTGGATATCTTAGATATGGAGAGAACTGTTTTTAACGTAATTTCTAAATCAGGTGGAACTGCCGAAACGATGAGTCAATATTTAATAGCACGTCAAATAGTAGCAGAAGAGGTAGGTGAAGAGAAAGTAAAAGAGCATTTTATTGCTACTACCAGTCAGGATTCAGGTTATTTAATAGAGATAGCCAAACGTGAAGAATATAAAACATTTCATATTCCCGAAAACGTTGGCGGAAGATTCTCTGTGTTAACAGCAGTTGGATTAGTCTCTGCGGCTTTTACTGGTATAGATATTGAAGCTTTGCTGGCTGGAGCTGCTTATATGGATAAAATTACTCAGAAAGAAGAAGTATGGGAAAACCCCGCATATTTAAATGCTGTTTTACAATATATTGCCTATGAGAATGGCAAACCCTTATCTGTTATGATGCCTTATTCTCATAGCTTAAAAGATCTAGCTGATTGGTATAGACAATTATGGGCAGAATCTTTGGGTAAAGAACTTGATAGAGAAGGTAATATTGTAAATCTTGGACCAACACCAATTAAGGCATTAGGTGCTACAGACCAACATTCACAAATGCAGCTATATATGGAAGGACCTTATGATAAATTCATTACTTTTCTTGAAGTTGAGAACTACGGTGCTGAAATGGAGATGCCTAAATTATATGATGATATAGAGGGGGTAGCATATCTTGGAGGACATAGCCTAGGTGAGCTGCTTAAGACTGAAAAGAATGCAACAGAATTGGCTTTAACAAAAAGAAGTAGATTGAATGAAACAATAATCCTGCCAGAGGTAAATGAGTTTACTATGGGGCAATTGTTATATATGTTGGAATTGCAAACTGCTGTGCTTGGCGAACTCTTAAATATTGATGCCTTTAATCAACCTGGTGTTGAGCTTGGAAAACATTATGCATATGGTGTTTTGGGAAGAGATGGGTATAAGGATTTCGGAGAAGAATATGATAATAGACCTGATAAAGATGAATCTCTAATACTATAA
- a CDS encoding PadR family transcriptional regulator: MENKVLRKIFLAFMRIHILHHAKKEAFFGLWMIEELKSHGYNISAGTIYPILHKMEKDKLLKTNEKNIDGKIRKYYSLTEEGDKILQEAKNKTKELFYEIID, translated from the coding sequence ATGGAAAATAAAGTATTAAGAAAAATATTTTTAGCCTTCATGAGGATACATATACTACATCATGCCAAAAAAGAAGCTTTTTTTGGGCTTTGGATGATCGAGGAGCTAAAAAGTCATGGATATAATATAAGCGCAGGCACTATCTACCCTATACTACACAAAATGGAAAAGGATAAACTCCTGAAAACTAATGAAAAGAATATAGACGGAAAGATTCGTAAATATTATTCCCTTACTGAAGAAGGAGATAAAATACTGCAGGAAGCAAAGAATAAAACAAAGGAACTCTTTTATGAAATAATCGATTAA
- a CDS encoding ATP-binding cassette domain-containing protein, giving the protein MFSLKNVKFKDILNILDLEIEEKKITCILGKSGGGKTTFLRLLNNIISADQGTIKFKNKDIEEYHPIELRREIIMLPQSPSMFPGTIEDNFSKTLEYTESKEIKQENKVKLYGELLKKVGLSHTLDTNTKNLSGGEKQRLALARILLLKPAILLLDEPSSALDEETEDFIIKMVVNYIKEKKGSLIMVTHSRSVAEKYANIIITLNNGKIEEIERKNNNE; this is encoded by the coding sequence ATGTTCTCACTTAAAAACGTCAAATTTAAAGATATACTTAATATTTTAGATCTGGAAATTGAAGAAAAAAAAATTACCTGTATTCTAGGAAAAAGTGGTGGAGGAAAAACTACATTCCTACGACTATTAAACAATATAATCTCTGCTGACCAGGGAACAATCAAATTCAAGAACAAGGATATTGAAGAGTATCATCCTATAGAACTAAGACGAGAGATTATAATGCTACCACAAAGTCCTAGCATGTTTCCAGGAACTATTGAAGATAATTTTTCTAAAACCCTTGAATATACTGAAAGTAAAGAAATAAAGCAAGAAAACAAAGTAAAACTATATGGAGAATTGCTAAAAAAAGTAGGTTTGAGCCATACTCTTGATACTAACACAAAGAATTTATCTGGTGGAGAAAAACAACGTCTAGCACTTGCCAGAATATTGCTTTTAAAACCAGCTATTCTTTTACTTGATGAACCTTCATCAGCATTAGATGAAGAAACAGAAGACTTTATTATCAAAATGGTCGTAAATTACATCAAAGAAAAAAAGGGAAGCTTAATTATGGTTACACACTCCCGTAGTGTTGCAGAAAAATATGCAAATATAATAATTACTCTAAATAATGGGAAAATAGAAGAAATAGAAAGGAAAAATAATAATGAATGA
- the fetB gene encoding iron export ABC transporter permease subunit FetB — MNEIIDISLIQLITAYIFVLILLFIIKKENISNEWQIIISTFRMTIQLVLVGFVLTYIFDNPSIFLSLLILLLMEIFAIQNIYSRIDKKLSINLKKVIAIAIFIGTSISLFYFILIVINLKPWYQPQYFIPLAGMLIGNSMTGISLGIEGLISGIKDNTQMIENALMLGGKPKIIIKGISSRAFYNAILPTINSMLGMGIVFLPGMMTGQILAGAAPMIAIKYQIAIMLGILGSVTLSVYLMIKWGAKSFFNDRAQLEIDL; from the coding sequence ATGAATGAAATTATAGATATCTCTCTAATTCAATTAATTACAGCCTATATATTTGTACTTATTCTTTTATTTATTATCAAAAAAGAAAATATAAGCAATGAATGGCAAATAATTATTTCTACATTTAGAATGACTATACAGCTGGTCCTTGTGGGTTTTGTCCTAACATATATTTTTGATAATCCTAGCATCTTTTTAAGCTTGCTGATATTATTACTAATGGAGATATTCGCCATCCAAAATATCTATAGTAGAATAGACAAAAAACTATCTATTAATCTTAAAAAAGTTATCGCTATTGCAATTTTCATTGGAACAAGCATTAGCCTGTTTTATTTCATTTTAATAGTCATCAATCTTAAACCCTGGTATCAACCTCAATACTTTATTCCTCTTGCAGGAATGCTTATCGGAAACTCTATGACTGGTATATCTTTAGGTATTGAAGGACTAATCTCAGGTATAAAAGACAATACACAGATGATAGAAAATGCATTAATGTTAGGCGGAAAACCTAAAATAATAATTAAAGGCATTAGCAGTAGAGCCTTTTATAATGCAATCCTACCTACAATTAATTCCATGCTAGGTATGGGCATAGTATTTCTACCTGGTATGATGACAGGACAGATTTTAGCTGGTGCAGCACCAATGATTGCAATCAAATATCAAATCGCTATAATGTTGGGAATATTAGGCAGTGTAACACTAAGCGTTTATCTAATGATTAAATGGGGTGCAAAAAGTTTTTTTAATGATAGAGCACAACTTGAAATAGATTTATAA
- a CDS encoding response regulator transcription factor: MKTRVLIAEDHDLVREGICKLLELYDDVEVIAESGDGLETVNKVRELNPDLVLLDLNMPRMDGIASIPKIKEINPEIKILVLTIHDGEEYIYEVSKAGAEGFVQKDIKPEDLKDSIDKVMKGEKVFPMTLQSQVAETAASSELEQLSTREQEVLELLAKGMSNKDIAAVLFISEKTVKNHVSNILKKLDVNDRTQAVILSLKMGLVKLS, encoded by the coding sequence ATGAAAACAAGAGTATTAATAGCAGAAGATCATGATTTAGTTAGAGAGGGTATATGTAAACTTTTAGAATTGTATGATGATGTAGAAGTAATAGCTGAGTCAGGAGATGGTTTGGAAACAGTTAATAAAGTAAGAGAGCTTAATCCAGACTTAGTGTTGCTTGATTTAAATATGCCACGTATGGATGGTATCGCAAGTATTCCAAAGATAAAAGAGATAAATCCAGAAATTAAAATATTGGTGTTGACAATTCATGATGGTGAAGAGTACATATATGAAGTAAGTAAGGCTGGTGCTGAGGGATTTGTACAAAAGGATATAAAACCTGAAGATCTAAAAGATTCAATCGATAAGGTTATGAAAGGTGAAAAAGTTTTCCCAATGACATTACAATCTCAGGTGGCAGAAACTGCTGCTAGTTCTGAACTTGAACAATTAAGCACTAGAGAACAAGAGGTGCTAGAATTATTAGCAAAAGGAATGAGTAATAAAGATATAGCAGCAGTTCTTTTTATTAGTGAAAAAACTGTTAAAAATCATGTTAGTAACATTTTGAAAAAATTAGATGTAAACGATAGAACTCAAGCAGTAATACTTTCTCTAAAAATGGGACTAGTAAAACTATCTTAA
- a CDS encoding sensor histidine kinase has protein sequence MENNNSLEKILEKTVNVLDESQKDIFAIAESSRKEFENIKKELECIKLEINEVVDKLDALERKNRRARLKLMEVSKDFNSYSEIDIKNAYREAEESSVEIAVIREKEEQLIRRRRKLETSLLNLQETVEKAENFVSKVSVIKEFLNGQLSSLSDEFDDLRQKNNLAIKVIQAQEEERKRLAREIHDGPAQSIANLVFRVELSQKLLDKDIDKARNELDELKDLIRLSMQDIRKIIYNLRPMSLDDLGLIPTLKKYIDNYTKESDIIIAFNVLGDQRRLSSTFEVTIFRLIQEALNNIFKHANASSGKIRLEYCPERVNILISDDGIGFDCSEIDEDKYGLISMRERCNLLGGEISIKSAHDKGTIIKILLPIKRCD, from the coding sequence TTGGAAAATAATAACTCTTTGGAAAAGATATTAGAAAAGACTGTTAACGTCCTTGATGAAAGTCAAAAAGATATTTTTGCGATTGCTGAGTCATCAAGAAAAGAATTTGAAAACATAAAAAAAGAATTAGAGTGTATTAAATTAGAAATAAATGAAGTAGTAGATAAACTAGATGCTTTAGAAAGAAAAAATAGAAGAGCAAGATTAAAATTGATGGAAGTTAGTAAAGATTTTAATAGTTATTCTGAGATAGATATTAAAAACGCTTATCGTGAGGCTGAAGAAAGTTCAGTTGAAATAGCTGTTATTAGAGAAAAAGAAGAGCAGTTAATTAGAAGACGAAGGAAATTGGAAACTAGTCTTTTGAATTTGCAAGAAACAGTAGAAAAAGCAGAAAACTTTGTATCAAAAGTCAGTGTTATTAAAGAATTTCTAAACGGCCAGTTGAGTAGTTTAAGTGATGAGTTTGATGATTTGCGACAAAAGAATAATTTAGCTATAAAAGTTATACAGGCTCAAGAGGAAGAAAGGAAGCGCTTAGCAAGAGAAATACATGACGGACCGGCACAATCTATAGCAAATTTGGTTTTTCGTGTAGAATTATCCCAAAAATTATTAGATAAAGATATTGATAAGGCTAGAAATGAATTAGATGAACTGAAAGATTTAATACGTTTAAGTATGCAAGATATTCGAAAGATAATTTATAATTTGCGCCCTATGTCTTTGGATGACCTTGGATTAATACCAACCTTAAAGAAATATATTGATAATTATACTAAAGAAAGTGATATTATTATTGCCTTTAATGTCCTGGGTGATCAGAGACGTCTTTCTAGTACTTTTGAGGTGACTATTTTTAGGTTAATTCAGGAGGCATTAAATAATATTTTCAAACATGCTAATGCTTCCAGTGGCAAAATAAGGTTAGAGTATTGTCCTGAAAGAGTTAATATTTTAATAAGTGATGATGGTATTGGCTTTGATTGTTCAGAAATTGATGAAGATAAGTATGGTCTCATTAGCATGAGAGAAAGATGTAATTTGTTAGGAGGAGAAATTTCTATAAAGTCAGCTCATGATAAAGGAACGATAATTAAAATATTATTACCAATAAAAAGGTGTGATTAA
- a CDS encoding IclR family transcriptional regulator, with protein sequence MSKDKPEQLVQSIDRALNILERLVESDSSMGVTDLSNSLGLHKSTVYRLLTTLVYRGFVEQDENNRYNVGLKLFELGGIVLNKMRLRKKVKPYMSKLQNECKETVHLGILDDLEVVYIDKEETRETIRMYSEVGRRVAAYCTSLGKVLLAYSDIDIAKEFANYNFEKYTANSIDSLALLQEHLKQVKEQGYAIDNQEQELGIRCIGAPIFNYDNQVIAAFSVAGPTSRMSEGKVDQLKTKVLKYSKEISAFFGYKV encoded by the coding sequence ATGAGTAAAGATAAACCTGAACAATTAGTACAATCCATAGACAGAGCATTAAATATTCTTGAAAGACTAGTCGAGTCTGATAGTAGTATGGGAGTAACTGATTTAAGCAATAGTCTTGGCTTGCATAAAAGTACAGTTTATCGTCTGTTGACTACATTAGTTTATCGTGGTTTTGTTGAACAGGATGAAAATAACCGCTATAATGTTGGTCTAAAGTTATTCGAACTTGGTGGAATTGTTTTAAATAAAATGAGATTACGAAAAAAAGTTAAACCATATATGTCAAAGTTACAAAATGAATGTAAAGAAACTGTACATCTAGGGATTCTAGATGACTTAGAGGTTGTATATATTGATAAGGAAGAAACACGGGAAACAATTAGGATGTATTCAGAAGTTGGGCGACGTGTTGCTGCATATTGTACAAGCCTTGGTAAAGTTTTATTAGCATATAGTGATATAGATATTGCCAAGGAGTTTGCTAATTATAATTTTGAAAAATATACAGCGAATTCTATTGATAGTTTAGCTCTTTTACAGGAGCATTTGAAACAGGTAAAAGAACAGGGTTATGCTATTGATAATCAAGAACAAGAATTAGGTATTAGGTGTATTGGTGCACCAATTTTTAATTATGATAATCAAGTTATTGCTGCTTTTAGTGTTGCTGGGCCTACGAGTAGAATGTCAGAGGGAAAAGTGGATCAACTTAAGACTAAAGTCCTGAAATATTCTAAAGAAATATCAGCTTTCTTTGGCTATAAAGTATAA
- a CDS encoding gamma-glutamyl-gamma-aminobutyrate hydrolase family protein — protein MRRAVIGISANYNSDINAFTLSSYYTKAILKAGGVPVILAVTLNNEIIKEYISMIDGLILSGGGDIDPLIYSEEPIKEMGSISPKRDYFEIELVKQADNAGLSILGICKGCQLINIAMGGSVYQDIYQQNITEIKHIQEAPSWYPTHHINIIEGTYLHKIIKKRRSHVNSIHHQSIKKLASNFKIAARADDGVIEAIEKNADKFVMGLQWHPETMLDSSDSILIFKEFISCALTK, from the coding sequence ATGAGAAGAGCGGTTATAGGCATAAGCGCTAATTATAATAGCGATATTAATGCGTTTACACTTAGTTCTTATTATACGAAAGCAATTTTAAAAGCAGGTGGAGTGCCTGTTATTTTAGCAGTTACTTTAAATAATGAGATTATTAAAGAATATATTTCGATGATTGATGGTTTGATATTAAGCGGTGGTGGTGACATTGATCCTCTAATATACAGCGAGGAACCAATAAAGGAAATGGGGAGTATTAGTCCAAAGCGAGATTATTTTGAAATAGAATTAGTGAAGCAAGCTGATAATGCTGGCTTAAGTATTTTAGGAATTTGTAAAGGATGTCAGTTGATAAATATCGCAATGGGTGGAAGTGTTTATCAGGATATTTATCAACAGAATATAACTGAAATAAAACACATTCAAGAGGCTCCAAGCTGGTATCCTACACATCATATTAATATAATAGAGGGAACATATTTGCATAAGATCATTAAAAAAAGGCGTAGTCATGTAAATAGTATTCATCACCAGTCTATAAAAAAACTTGCTTCTAATTTCAAAATTGCTGCTAGAGCTGATGATGGTGTTATTGAGGCTATTGAGAAGAATGCTGATAAATTTGTGATGGGTTTGCAATGGCATCCTGAAACTATGCTAGATAGTAGTGATAGTATCTTGATTTTTAAAGAGTTTATTAGCTGTGCATTGACAAAGTAA
- a CDS encoding sodium-translocating pyrophosphatase, with amino-acid sequence MDLLIFAPIFSVLALAFAWHLSKKLMQESEGNEKMLYIAEAIRKGANTYLKRQYCGIFIFFFVMFFLFLVLSKLEYLSIFVPFAFLIGGFFSALSGFIGMKIATNSNARTANAVRSSLNDGLRLAFSGGLIMGLVVVGLALLHLSLGFYFLNYYFRDLPELLRLQKITSIMLTFGMGASSMALFARVGGGIFTKAADVGADLVGKVEAGIPEDDYRNPAVIADNVGDNVGDVAGMGADLFESYLGSILSTSALALVAGLGYAGVTLPFIIAAFGIVASIIGSFFIRIKSESEQSHLLWILRRGTYISTFFVAFFSFFLIRWVLGMEHISLFYALLSGLLAGNLIGFFTEYFTSASYKPTKKLAASAESGTGTIIINGIALGMSSTFFPVLIIAATVIISYITVGGIENYSMGLYGVGLAAVGLLSTLGITLATDAYGPVADNAGGIVEMSNLEPELREKTDALDSLGNTTAATGKGFAIASAALTALALLAAYKEEVELLARELRPGFELTLSVLNPTVLLGVFIGAMLPFLFAALTMKAVGRVASKVVEEVRRQFKDIKGIMSGETEPDYESCVGICTKGAQREMILPALLGIIAPLIVGFLLGVEGVIGMLAGATLAGFILAIMMANSGGAWDNAKKYIEKGNFGGIGSDSHKSAVVGDTVGDPFKDTSGPSINILIKLLSMVSIVFVAFILQNSLF; translated from the coding sequence ATGGATTTATTGATTTTTGCACCTATTTTTTCTGTTTTAGCTTTAGCTTTTGCTTGGCATTTATCTAAAAAGCTTATGCAAGAGAGTGAAGGTAATGAAAAAATGCTTTATATTGCTGAGGCTATTCGAAAGGGAGCTAATACATATTTAAAAAGACAATATTGTGGAATATTTATATTCTTCTTTGTGATGTTTTTCCTTTTTTTAGTATTAAGTAAATTAGAATACCTCTCTATTTTTGTACCGTTTGCTTTTTTGATTGGTGGTTTTTTTTCTGCTTTATCAGGATTTATTGGAATGAAAATAGCTACTAATTCAAACGCTAGGACTGCTAATGCGGTTCGAAGTAGCCTTAATGATGGCTTGAGATTGGCGTTTTCCGGTGGATTGATAATGGGCCTTGTAGTAGTAGGTTTGGCTTTGCTTCACTTAAGTTTAGGTTTTTATTTTCTAAATTATTATTTTAGAGATTTGCCTGAATTACTACGCTTGCAGAAAATAACGTCGATAATGTTGACTTTTGGTATGGGAGCTAGCTCTATGGCCTTGTTTGCTCGTGTAGGAGGCGGTATTTTTACAAAGGCTGCTGATGTTGGAGCTGATTTAGTTGGAAAAGTAGAGGCAGGTATTCCGGAAGATGATTATAGGAATCCTGCAGTTATAGCTGATAATGTTGGTGACAATGTTGGTGATGTTGCTGGTATGGGTGCTGATCTTTTTGAATCATATCTTGGATCAATTCTCTCTACTAGTGCTTTAGCCCTTGTTGCTGGATTAGGTTATGCTGGAGTAACATTGCCTTTTATAATAGCTGCTTTTGGTATTGTAGCTTCAATTATAGGTAGTTTTTTTATAAGAATTAAAAGTGAAAGTGAGCAAAGTCATCTCTTATGGATATTGAGAAGGGGGACATATATAAGCACTTTCTTTGTAGCATTTTTCTCTTTCTTTCTAATTAGATGGGTATTAGGTATGGAGCATATTTCTTTATTCTATGCTTTGCTTTCTGGTCTTTTGGCTGGAAATCTAATTGGTTTTTTTACTGAATATTTTACTTCTGCTTCATATAAACCTACAAAAAAATTAGCTGCTAGTGCTGAATCTGGAACAGGTACAATAATTATCAATGGCATTGCTCTAGGTATGTCTTCAACATTTTTTCCAGTTTTGATTATTGCTGCTACTGTTATAATAAGTTATATTACTGTCGGTGGTATAGAAAATTACAGTATGGGACTTTATGGTGTGGGTTTAGCTGCTGTTGGTCTTTTAAGTACCCTAGGTATTACTCTGGCTACTGATGCATATGGTCCTGTGGCAGATAATGCAGGTGGTATAGTAGAGATGTCAAATCTTGAACCTGAACTTAGAGAAAAGACTGACGCTTTGGATTCCCTTGGAAATACTACAGCTGCAACTGGTAAAGGTTTTGCTATAGCCTCTGCTGCTTTAACAGCTCTTGCTTTGCTTGCTGCCTATAAAGAGGAGGTTGAACTCCTGGCTAGAGAACTAAGACCTGGTTTTGAACTTACATTATCGGTGCTTAACCCTACTGTATTACTTGGTGTCTTTATTGGAGCAATGCTACCTTTTCTTTTTGCAGCTTTGACTATGAAGGCAGTAGGTAGAGTAGCTAGTAAAGTAGTGGAAGAAGTACGGAGACAGTTTAAAGATATTAAAGGTATTATGAGTGGAGAGACAGAACCTGATTATGAAAGCTGTGTGGGTATTTGTACTAAAGGTGCTCAAAGGGAAATGATATTACCAGCCCTACTAGGAATTATAGCACCATTAATAGTAGGTTTCTTACTTGGGGTTGAAGGTGTGATTGGTATGTTGGCTGGTGCTACTTTAGCTGGTTTTATATTGGCAATAATGATGGCTAATTCAGGTGGTGCTTGGGATAATGCTAAGAAATATATTGAAAAAGGTAATTTTGGAGGGATAGGTTCAGATAGCCATAAGTCTGCTGTAGTAGGGGATACAGTGGGAGATCCATTTAAGGATACTTCAGGTCCTTCCATTAATATTTTAATAAAGCTTTTATCTATGGTATCAATAGTATTTGTAGCATTTATATTACAGAATTCTCTTTTTTAG
- a CDS encoding sugar kinase → MSKKVVTFGEIMLRLTPPDTKRIVQTDSFNVIYGGGEANVAVSLANYGLDAHFVTKLPENPVGQAALNELRKYGVNTDFIARGGDRLGIYYCENGASQRPSNVIYDRAYSAIAEASAEDFDWDEIFADVEWLHTTGITPALSENMAEITLEAVKAAQKHGVTVSCDLNYRAKLWTKERAGEVMSEIMKYVDVCIANEEDAEMVFGISSGSDITAGDINVEGFKDVAAQLIERFDLKLVGSHLRISHSASDNDWLIVLYDGKEFVQSKEYSIHIVDRVGGGDSFAAGLIYSRLAGKSLQDCAEFGAAASCLKQSIPGDFNHVSVKEVESLAGGDASGRVKR, encoded by the coding sequence ATGAGTAAAAAGGTTGTTACTTTTGGTGAAATTATGTTAAGACTTACACCACCAGATACTAAAAGGATAGTGCAGACTGATAGTTTTAATGTTATTTATGGTGGGGGAGAGGCTAATGTTGCTGTTTCTCTGGCTAATTATGGTTTGGATGCACATTTTGTTACTAAGTTACCTGAAAATCCAGTGGGACAGGCTGCTCTTAATGAGCTTCGTAAATATGGGGTAAATACTGATTTTATTGCTCGTGGTGGGGATAGATTGGGTATTTATTATTGTGAGAATGGAGCAAGTCAGCGTCCTTCTAATGTTATTTATGATAGGGCTTATTCTGCAATTGCAGAGGCTTCTGCTGAGGATTTTGATTGGGATGAAATATTTGCTGATGTAGAGTGGTTACATACTACTGGTATAACTCCTGCTCTTAGTGAAAATATGGCAGAGATTACTTTAGAGGCAGTTAAGGCTGCTCAAAAGCATGGGGTTACAGTTAGTTGTGATCTGAATTATAGGGCTAAACTCTGGACTAAAGAGAGAGCTGGAGAGGTTATGTCTGAAATTATGAAATATGTTGATGTCTGTATTGCTAATGAAGAGGATGCAGAAATGGTCTTTGGTATTTCAAGTGGTTCTGATATTACTGCAGGTGATATCAATGTAGAAGGTTTTAAAGATGTTGCTGCACAGTTAATTGAAAGATTTGATCTCAAGTTGGTGGGTAGTCATTTAAGAATTAGTCATAGTGCTTCCGATAATGACTGGTTAATTGTTCTTTATGATGGAAAAGAATTTGTACAGTCTAAAGAATATAGTATTCATATTGTTGATAGGGTTGGAGGAGGAGATTCTTTTGCTGCTGGCTTGATTTACTCAAGACTGGCTGGTAAAAGCTTGCAAGATTGTGCTGAGTTTGGTGCAGCAGCTTCCTGCTTGAAACAATCTATACCTGGTGACTTTAATCATGTAAGTGTGAAAGAAGTTGAATCATTAGCAGGTGGAGATGCTTCTGGTAGGGTTAAAAGATAA
- a CDS encoding bifunctional 2-keto-4-hydroxyglutarate aldolase/2-keto-3-deoxy-6-phosphogluconate aldolase — protein MIEKIENLKRIEETGIVAVVRAENAEQALKISEAVKAGGIQAIEITMTVPGAVDVIKELAKAYPNKEILIGAGTVLDSETARACLLAGAEYIVSPGTDLETIKLCNRYQKLIMPGVVTPSEVIQAMEAGADVCKVFPATLFGPKIIKALKGPLPQAPLLPTGGVNLDNVHEWIQAGSIAVGVGSALTAGAKTGDYDEVTRTAKEFVARIKEARE, from the coding sequence ATGATAGAAAAAATAGAAAATCTTAAAAGAATTGAAGAAACAGGTATTGTTGCTGTAGTTAGAGCAGAAAATGCTGAACAAGCTCTGAAAATTTCTGAAGCTGTAAAAGCTGGTGGTATTCAGGCTATTGAAATTACTATGACAGTTCCAGGAGCAGTCGATGTTATTAAAGAACTAGCTAAGGCTTATCCTAATAAAGAAATTCTTATTGGTGCTGGGACAGTTCTAGATAGTGAAACAGCCAGGGCATGTTTATTAGCAGGTGCAGAATACATAGTTTCACCAGGAACTGACCTGGAAACTATCAAACTCTGTAATAGATATCAGAAGCTTATAATGCCTGGAGTTGTCACTCCTAGTGAAGTAATTCAAGCAATGGAAGCTGGCGCAGATGTATGTAAGGTTTTCCCTGCTACTCTTTTTGGTCCAAAGATTATTAAAGCCTTAAAAGGACCACTTCCTCAAGCACCTTTACTTCCTACAGGTGGAGTAAATCTTGATAATGTTCATGAATGGATACAAGCAGGTAGTATTGCTGTTGGTGTAGGTAGTGCTTTAACTGCTGGAGCTAAAACTGGGGATTATGATGAAGTTACCAGGACTGCTAAAGAATTTGTTGCACGGATAAAAGAGGCGAGGGAATAG